The following proteins come from a genomic window of Candidatus Bipolaricaulis sibiricus:
- a CDS encoding Crossover junction endodeoxyribonuclease RuvC: protein MSHGPTRTRVLGVDPGLSSTGYAVVEARGRRFAVLAAGTIRTQPGTVLPERLGHIHDTLVQTIATYEPHAVAVEEVFLARNAPSAMGTAEVIGIVKLLARGRELRAFPPRQVKKWICGNGSAPKEQMLAMVKALVSGDGEAMAKWSDHAGDAVAIALCAFFAGGA, encoded by the coding sequence ATGAGCCACGGCCCGACAAGAACGAGGGTCCTCGGTGTGGACCCGGGCCTCTCTTCGACCGGGTACGCGGTCGTTGAGGCGCGCGGTCGGCGGTTCGCCGTGCTCGCCGCCGGGACGATCCGCACCCAGCCCGGGACGGTCCTCCCGGAGCGGCTGGGACACATCCACGACACCCTTGTCCAGACGATCGCAACGTACGAGCCGCATGCGGTCGCGGTGGAAGAGGTGTTCCTGGCCCGCAACGCTCCGTCGGCGATGGGGACGGCAGAGGTGATCGGGATCGTGAAGCTCCTGGCGCGGGGACGGGAGCTGCGGGCGTTCCCCCCGCGCCAGGTGAAGAAGTGGATCTGCGGGAACGGTTCCGCCCCCAAGGAACAGATGCTGGCGATGGTGAAGGCCCTCGTGTCCGGCGATGGCGAGGCGATGGCGAAGTGGTCCGACCACGCTGGCGACGCGGTGGCGATCGCCCTGTGCGCGTTCTTCGCGGGCGGCGCGTAA
- a CDS encoding LSU ribosomal protein L9p: MKVLLTREVAGLGIPGDVVEVKDGYARNYILPRKLGVVPTPHELARFGQLRSRYEAELADRNTQAHALAEKLNGVELVFTRRVHDQDKLYATVRPQDVAKEIADRFGVKIDPDRIRMSTVETLGEHQAEILLYENITATVKLTVTPAA; encoded by the coding sequence GTGAAGGTGTTGTTGACCCGTGAGGTGGCCGGATTGGGGATTCCAGGGGACGTCGTCGAGGTCAAAGACGGCTACGCCCGCAACTACATCCTGCCCCGGAAGCTCGGCGTGGTTCCCACGCCCCACGAACTGGCCCGGTTCGGGCAGCTCCGTTCCCGCTACGAGGCTGAGCTCGCCGACCGAAACACCCAGGCCCACGCGCTCGCCGAGAAGCTCAACGGGGTGGAGCTCGTGTTCACCCGCCGCGTCCACGATCAGGACAAGCTGTACGCCACGGTGCGTCCCCAGGACGTGGCCAAGGAGATCGCCGATCGGTTTGGGGTCAAGATCGATCCGGACCGGATTCGCATGTCCACGGTGGAGACCCTGGGCGAGCACCAGGCGGAGATCCTCCTCTACGAGAACATCACCGCGACCGTCAAGCTGACGGTCACGCCGGCCGCGTAA